The Sorghum bicolor cultivar BTx623 chromosome 6, Sorghum_bicolor_NCBIv3, whole genome shotgun sequence genome contains the following window.
AGTTAACTAGTTTATAGGCTTGGTaattgtgtcatgaaactatgtatCGAGACTGGCCTAAATGGGCCTTTGCCCTAGCCCACGTACGTGTATCCGATTTGTTCAACACGTTGAATAGCCACGCACACGTCCAGGTCTCCATGACATACTAACAAGTACAGCTGACTCTTGCTCACGAAGCTGCCCAATGCTCGCTGGCATTGGTCGGTCGCTCACCTTTGTGACAACCGCTCCCTAGCACTGACGCAAGTCGCTGTTGCTCACCTATGTGGCCATCGCTCCCTTGCCCTTCTCCATCGATGGATGCGGTTCTACAAATCCTCTCGTGTGGCCACGCTCGAGAAGCAGTGGTGGAGTTTGCACGGGCCACGACCTTGGTTGCGGTTAGCATCTTGCGAGGGCGCAATCCCAGCGTAAAGATGGCAACGTTCTGCATGCCCATATATGGGCAAAAGACTCGCTAGGCAAGGATACGGGTGCGTGAATCTGCCCATAGGCACGGATGCAGGTCCATCTTCTTCAAACCCGACGGATATCAGGTGACATGCAAGAAAATATTCTATCCACACCCGCAAACCCACCTTACCAGTTATCCCCAACGCACTGGCAACCAATAGCCCACATTCTTGTTTCCGGCCCATCAAATCCTATTCACAagatttatctttttatttttccttcGTGAGTCAGTTTTGCTAATTGCATTTTTTTCCCGCAGCATGTGGTATCCAATCTTGAACTTTCGCGAAGCAATCGGGCTCGAGTTCTTCCTCGAAAGAAGTGTTTTTTTTCCTCACCAGGGGCGTAATATGCTGCTTGTGATGCAGTACAGGAAATGGTTATATTTGTTAACTTAAAAGAGATGTACGGATGTTGATTTCTAGATTTGTGGTTGTTCatttggcattaggcaggtAGTTAATTGTTTAGAGCCATAAGCCGTGGTAGGGTCGAACCATTTCTGTTTGATGAGTGCTGATACTGGCTCACACTCTGACTTTACAGTTTAGAATTTGAATTTAACTGCCATTTTGAAAGTGGCCAGCTGCTATGATAGAGAAGTAATACTAGAAACCCCTTGAAATTATCGATTTTGGCGGCGGTTTTAAATTACCCAAACCTAACAATTTGAGTTTGACGTCCCTTCTACTATTTAGGGCTAGGATTACACTTACATTGAGATTTTAAAATTCTAGCCTTGTGAATATATGTAAGCAATCGAAACTTGAGGGGAACTTGACAAACATTTGATTTTTACTGCCCAATTTGTCACATTTTTTGTTACATGATGCACATGAAAGGTAAAAAACATGGTAAGAAGTTTGGAAACGGAAGCGCACAGTGATGCAGGGCCGGTGTCACAACCACAATACTCTGATTTTTTACGAGGGCAAAGCACAATTTTTTTTCCGAGATTGGGTCATTCACccgttttttattaaaaaaatgaatTAACCAAGTTTACATAAGATCCACAAGTAACCCGTGGATTACCAACAAAATTCCACAGACACAAACAACAAGAAAACAAGAGGGGGGACACTCCACCTCAAAGCGCCAACTGATTAAGCCTAATACAAGAGCTCAACACATCAGTAGCCAGTAGTACGTGTGTAGTGAAAACCGCAGCGGAAGCAGGCAAAACACAATCATCATCTTAGTTCATTATTATACAAACACAAGACGCAATACAAGGGAAGATTAGGATGTCCAAGATGAGCATGCCAAGCACAGCGAGGACAGGCTTGCTCCAGGCCCTCTGGATATCGTCGAGGACGGCTGCCTTGCACGAGTCGCACTGGAAGCATAGCGTTTCCTGCtggttgctccacctgccgcaGTCGTCGCTGTTGTTGGTTGGGCCGGCGCCTTGTGTTGGTGTCCACGTCGTCTGATTCACGTACGTGAATGCACACGATAATGGTGGCTTGCAGCATCCAGACTGTCCATATGCAATCACAGGATGAGGTCAGATCAGAGTATTCCAGTACTTAACATACACAAAAAAAAAGACGTGGAAACAAGCGATCAGAGATAGAGGAAGCATGCACACCTGGATCGGCGAGAGGCCCTGCTCGGAGTAGAGAACGCTTGTGTTTGGGTCGCGTACCATCGGGCTCATACCATCGCAGGCGTGCCTGCGGCGCAGGCACTTGCTGATTGTGGCCCAGTACCTGGCATTAGCCATGCGACGCTTGAGCGAACCGCCGTAGTCACTGAGGTTGTACTCGCGGACCGAGTTGACCTCAATGGGATCGATGTCGATGCCGGTGATGTCAAATTTGGACTCCTCAGGCGTCGGGGAGCCCGTGATCTTAATTTTGATGTCTGTCAGAGCGAAGATGATTAAGCAGAGAAAGACGAGGAGGCCCAAGCACTTGACGCACAAGTAGCAGCCAAGTGTTGTTTTCCGCCCGTGGTCGTCGCCGGCGAACACTCCTGCACACATGAGGAGGATGGCGACCAAGAAGACGAGACCCATGGAGATGAAGGACCACTGAAGGAAGGGGATGCAAGCCGTGGAGTCGCCTCGCATGGCTAGTTTGCTGCCCATGACGAGGCACCCGATCGAGAAGCACCAAGAGAAACTTACGAACCACTTCAATAGTATCGACACAAGTGATTCCCTCGGTCTCGCTCTcgctctcgccatcgctctctcttgcttgcttgcttgattGAAGAAGCAGGCTGGTGTGCTTCCTCGCTTAATTTTTATAGAGCTAACTATTCTAGGGGCAGAGAGCTAGGCAATTTGCAGGACTGATGGATCGAGAGTAGTCTGTTTCCCCGTATATATATTGTAAAAATTGACGAGGGATCCGGACGCGCTCGCCTATGTGCATGTGAACAGCTTTtagttatagaagagaatgaaaCCACCATGAACGACATTAATTGTTGAAGGAGAAAGCAGTGAGCACATGCACCCTAGgccttatttaggccttgtttagttggcaaaaattttagattttgggtactgtagcactttcgtttgtttgtagcaaatattgtccaatcataatcTAATTAGTGTCAAAAGATtgatctcgcaatttacaggcaaattgtgtaattagtttttgttttcgtctaaatttaatactccatgcatatgccgcaagatttgatgtgacggagaatcttgaaattttttaggaactaaacaaggccttagttcaccctaaaatccaaaaaagtttcaaaatttcctcgtcatatcaaatcttacgacacatgcatgaaacactaaatatagatgaaaacaaaaactaattccaCAATTTACctctaaatcgcgagacgaatcttttaagtctagttactctatgattgaacaattttTGTCAAGTAAaaaagaaaatgctacaatattaaaatctaaaattttttttatctaaacaaggcctaaagtgtAGACCGTGTGTGTACACATGAcggagagagagaaaaaggaaaGACCAAAAGAGAACACACGGACGTCAATATATAATTTGATCGAGTGACGACCATACCTACTCTACACTCCGGATGCGATCATACGACGGAGAaaataattagagtagtaataaaGCCTACTCGCAACCACTCCGGATTATATAGACGCCGGTTGTAAAGCCCGCTCGCAAGTGCATGCATGCTTGGTCACAAACGAAGGTACACGCGCAGTACGGTCTTGTTTTTTTTAGAAGCTACCTTTATATTTCCTTTTTCCGTTCTGTCCTAATTAAGTACAGTACTTTGTAGACGACCATCAGGTAGCCAAAGGTAGTGCGCGCTTTGTCCATGAGCTATTCCCTTCTCACCAGGCTACATTATGCCGTGAACAGGAAGAACATGGCTATGCCGGACCAGGGTGACAGGCAGCTTTGCGCCGACCAGATTTAGCGCCCCATTTTATTTATTCCGGCCCAAGtgatatatttttcttttctctatgttactttttatattatatatgtttTTTATTGTAAGTTATTAATTTAGTTTCTATATATCTCACATTCATTATTTTCATTTGTTTTTTGTTATTTTGTAATATCTTTAAGTAATTCGAAAAAGTCTATAAAACCATGTGTTGCACACACTAAACTTTGTAAAACCAAACAAATTATATGGTGGTTCTCGTTATTAGGCAATCCACATGCACGTGGGACGAGAATAGAGGGACATTTATATTCTTACCATTATAACGAAGAGCCACTCTCTGGATCTCACCTTACCCGATTATCATATTATTTTAGCAGCGTTGCTTGCGAAACCATACACTTTTACCACTTTTGATGATGTGGCATGCCAACACAGCTGTCAGGGCATAGGAAATGACCTTGCTAACCTTGCCCAACttctctctatctctctctacCAGCAGCTAGCTCTTCTCAATGACATGTGGACCCCAGGTTCATCTTCTACctccccactctctctccctcgcaCAGCCCCGGCAGCCATAGCGGCCTGCCCCGCATAGGCCCCCGACGACCATGATGGCTAGCGCCTCCCTCCTCGCCACGCTCCTGCAGTCCCCACGAGTCTGCCTCCCTGCCCTGCTCCGGTCGTTGCCTACCCTAGAGGCCATGGCGCCTCGcaccgtacccgaggaccattctggcgaccgaggtatccaaggcataccaaggttgcgcgccgcgcccttgtcagtctcctcaaccatcaccaatacagtgcGTACAGCGGATCGATTCCCGATCCGAATAGCATtctggcttcacggtcggaacgaattATCCTTCCAGTTAAGTGtgggcatgcattcaacatgacaagagggccattaacgatcggtccttaatcgacacaaacAGAACCACTATGGTCCAACACCCCCATAAGGCTTTGCCCGGTCTCAGCTTACTTCccaacacttggttatttcttatGATAGCAACACACTGTTAACCCtttggtatccacctatatctcgcagctGATGTGAATCACCGACTTCTACcgtgctaagcaagctaagcaatgACTCCGAGCCTATACTATATAGGATAGGGTAAGTAGACAAGTGGTAATCCAAGGATTAGTAATGCATCAATGGTATCAAACAACTCCTATAACTTAATGCAATAATATATGCTATGTAGATGCCTCCACTGAACCTGATTTGCCATCTCATAATATTCGTCCAGCCGGTCTTGGCATAGTCATTGTTAATACACAGGTTCAGCCAGAATCGAAGATTCTTATTAAAGCTGTCTTAGATGATACGTCCTCGGTAATAATGGTAGAAGCAGCGGCGTTTACCCTGGCTGCCAAAATTCTTATTGCTCTGCAGGTTCCTAAAGCCCACATCCTATCAGACAATATTGTACTCCTTCAATTCCTCAGTGAACAAGATCGTAACCACCCCCCAGATTGGAGAATGAAGACTTATATACAACATTTTGATTCAGCTTTTCAAAGCTCTTCTTTCTCTATCTACAAGATTGACAGGAACAACAACGATGAAGCGGACCTTTTAGCTAGACAGGCTCTTCTGTACAATTTAGACCACTCTCAGATTCTCCATGTTGAATGTTCTTTCCAGGCTCATGGTGACCAGTGCACTGTTCTTCAGGCACTAAACAATGTTTCTATTCCTTCTTTAAGGATACTCACACCGTCTTGCTGTTAATAAATGCATTCTgtttcttgtcaaaaaaaaccatcatgatatatgtatatatacaagTTAGCAAAAATtatggagacttagaatgctctggggcttgcctttctcaaaggaACTAGGACGAGGATCTGGGCACTCTTGCAGCTCCTCGGGCTCGGTCACTGCTTCGAACTCCTACGAGTctttgacggtagataagtactctttttaactgtcaacatagcatgagaaaggactaaaatcaaaaaaatcatctagctataggggttatcactaacagaatttcacaagttttggtgattatctatttctacagggggttatcagaataagaGGGAAAGGAGGTCTACATATCAGATTTACATGGAGAGAAGACCCCGTCGGTAACTCAggaacaatctagaagacttAGGAAGCCACGCCCTGCAAGCTGGGGCCCACCTATCATAGGACAGGGGCGGCTGCCCGAAGCTCTGCACCAATCAGGTGCAAcctcgcggatcctgcctccaccgtctttgaggagtaatcttgaccgtagggggctataaatacgaccCTAACACCCCCCTCGGAGTCATTATTCTCTGAGGAATTCAGATAGAGAGAATTTAgagaagcctagagccaccatctcaattagatctcaATAGTTCTATAGCATAGCTgcataggaatagatctagaaggagtcaagcc
Protein-coding sequences here:
- the LOC8077597 gene encoding tetraspanin-3, whose protein sequence is MARARARPRESLVSILLKWFVSFSWCFSIGCLVMGSKLAMRGDSTACIPFLQWSFISMGLVFLVAILLMCAGVFAGDDHGRKTTLGCYLCVKCLGLLVFLCLIIFALTDIKIKITGSPTPEESKFDITGIDIDPIEVNSVREYNLSDYGGSLKRRMANARYWATISKCLRRRHACDGMSPMVRDPNTSVLYSEQGLSPIQSGCCKPPLSCAFTYVNQTTWTPTQGAGPTNNSDDCGRWSNQQETLCFQCDSCKAAVLDDIQRAWSKPVLAVLGMLILDILIFPCIASCVCIIMN